The Bacillus vallismortis genome window below encodes:
- the tbcS gene encoding tetraprenyl-beta-curcumene synthase: MTVPEHPFGLMAKVYRDIFPLVHQELDIWKRKSESIHNSELKAQATASIRDKTFHCEGGGILALLSGNQKQKCVEFIIAYQTISDYLDNLCDRSTSLDPQDFRMLHASMQDALTVGAEPRNYYQFREEQDDSGYLHELVKTCQRVLGSIEHYDMIKPYLLELCGYYCDLQVHKHVIEHERVPRLEKWFTQYESELPEMEWYEFSACAGSTLGIFCLVAYSFQPDFTENTAKKIRNSYFPYIQGLHILLDYLIDQEEDLLEGDLNFCSYYQSHEEMMKRLEHFIQKADEHLHGIPHENFHRLINRGLLGVYLSDDKVAGQKEMGRLAKKLIKASGKTSFFFYINGRAYRKFQKIAWMKNSKKKAQIIC, from the coding sequence TTGACAGTACCGGAACATCCTTTTGGACTGATGGCAAAAGTATATCGAGATATTTTTCCGCTCGTTCATCAAGAGCTGGACATATGGAAGCGAAAATCAGAATCAATTCATAACAGTGAATTAAAAGCACAGGCAACCGCAAGTATTCGAGACAAAACGTTTCACTGTGAAGGCGGCGGCATACTGGCGTTATTGTCAGGCAATCAAAAGCAGAAATGTGTCGAGTTTATCATCGCGTATCAAACGATCAGTGATTATCTGGACAATCTGTGCGACCGCAGCACCTCACTTGACCCGCAGGATTTTCGGATGCTCCACGCCTCAATGCAGGACGCACTGACAGTGGGAGCGGAGCCGCGCAATTATTATCAATTCAGAGAAGAACAGGATGACAGCGGGTATTTGCATGAATTGGTCAAAACGTGTCAGCGTGTTCTTGGTTCAATTGAGCACTACGACATGATTAAACCGTATCTGCTTGAACTATGCGGCTATTATTGCGATTTGCAGGTGCATAAGCACGTCATTGAGCATGAGCGTGTTCCGAGGCTTGAGAAGTGGTTTACTCAATATGAATCAGAGCTTCCTGAGATGGAATGGTATGAATTTTCGGCTTGTGCAGGCTCTACATTAGGCATTTTCTGTCTTGTTGCGTATTCATTCCAGCCTGATTTCACGGAAAACACCGCTAAAAAAATTCGCAATAGTTATTTTCCTTACATACAAGGTCTTCACATTCTGCTCGATTATTTGATTGATCAGGAGGAGGACTTGCTGGAAGGGGACTTGAATTTCTGCTCGTATTATCAATCGCATGAAGAAATGATGAAGCGGCTTGAACACTTTATCCAAAAAGCCGATGAACATTTGCACGGCATTCCGCATGAAAACTTCCATCGTTTAATCAATCGCGGCTTGCTGGGCGTTTATTTGTCAGATGATAAAGTGGCGGGCCAAAAGGAAATGGGCCGGCTCGCGAAGAAGCTGATCAAAGCCAGCGGAAAAACCTCCTTTTTCTTTTATATCAACGGCAGAGCCTATCGAAAATTTCAAAAAATAGCCTGGATGAAAAACTCAAAGAAAAAAGCTCAAATCATTTGCTGA
- the ytpA gene encoding phospholipase YtpA — translation MWTWKADRPVAVIVMIHGASEYHGRYKWLIEMWRSSGYHVVMGDLPGQGTTTRARGHIRSFQEYIDEVDTWIDKARTFELPVFLLGHSMGGLIAIEWFKQQRNPRITGIILSSPCLGLQIKVNKALDLASRGLNVIAPSLRVDSGLSIDMATRNEDVIEADQNDSLYVRKVSVRWYRELLKTIESAMVPTDAFLRVPLLVMQAGDDKLVDKTMVIKWFSGVASRNKAYREWEGLYHEIFNEPEREDVFKAARAFTDQYI, via the coding sequence ATGTGGACCTGGAAAGCAGACAGACCTGTTGCAGTCATTGTGATGATTCACGGAGCAAGTGAATATCACGGACGATATAAATGGCTGATTGAAATGTGGAGATCTTCGGGTTATCACGTTGTCATGGGCGACTTGCCGGGTCAGGGAACAACGACAAGGGCAAGAGGTCATATTCGCTCATTTCAAGAATACATTGATGAAGTAGATACTTGGATAGATAAAGCACGAACCTTTGAGCTGCCGGTTTTTCTTCTTGGACACAGCATGGGCGGCCTGATCGCGATTGAATGGTTTAAACAGCAAAGAAATCCCCGGATCACGGGAATTATTTTATCATCACCGTGTCTCGGACTGCAAATTAAAGTCAATAAAGCGCTTGATCTTGCATCAAGAGGCCTAAATGTCATCGCTCCGTCGCTTAGGGTTGATTCGGGTTTATCAATTGATATGGCGACGCGTAATGAGGATGTCATCGAGGCCGACCAAAACGACTCGTTATACGTCAGGAAAGTATCTGTCAGGTGGTACAGAGAACTATTGAAAACAATTGAGTCAGCGATGGTGCCGACAGATGCGTTTTTGAGAGTGCCGCTTCTTGTGATGCAGGCAGGTGACGACAAGCTTGTTGACAAAACGATGGTGATCAAGTGGTTTTCAGGTGTTGCTTCCCGAAATAAAGCGTACAGAGAGTGGGAAGGGCTTTATCATGAAATTTTTAATGAACCCGAAAGAGAAGATGTCTTTAAAGCAGCAAGAGCGTTTACTGATCAATATATTTGA
- a CDS encoding gamma carbonic anhydrase family protein: MIYPYKKHMPDIHPTAFVADNATITGDVVIGEQSSIWFSVVIRGDVAPTRIGNRVNIQDLSCLHQSPNRTLLIEDDVTIGHQVTLHSAVIRKNALIGMGSIILDGAEIGEGAFIGAGSLVPPGKTIPPGHLAFGRPAKVIRPLTEEDRQDMQRIRSEYVAKGQYYKSLQ, from the coding sequence ATGATCTACCCTTATAAGAAACATATGCCAGATATCCACCCAACAGCCTTTGTAGCTGATAACGCAACAATTACCGGTGATGTTGTTATCGGAGAACAGTCCAGCATTTGGTTTTCTGTTGTCATAAGGGGAGATGTCGCGCCGACCAGAATCGGAAACAGAGTCAATATTCAAGATTTAAGCTGCCTCCATCAAAGCCCGAACCGGACGCTTCTCATTGAAGATGACGTCACGATAGGCCATCAGGTTACACTTCATAGCGCTGTCATCCGCAAGAATGCCTTAATCGGCATGGGCTCAATCATTTTGGACGGAGCCGAAATTGGCGAAGGCGCCTTTATTGGTGCCGGCAGTCTTGTGCCGCCGGGAAAAACCATTCCGCCTGGCCATCTCGCCTTTGGCCGTCCTGCAAAAGTCATCCGCCCTTTGACGGAAGAAGACCGGCAAGATATGCAGCGAATACGGTCGGAATATGTAGCAAAGGGCCAATACTATAAATCACTTCAATAA
- the asnB gene encoding asparagine synthase (glutamine-hydrolyzing), whose product MCGFVGVFNKHPLAQTADQEELIKQMNQMIVHRGPDSDGYFHDEHVGFGFRRLSIIDVENGGQPLSYEDETYWIIFNGEIYNYIELREELEAKGYTFNTDSDTEVLLATYRHYKEEAASKLRGMFAFLIWNKNDHVLYGARDPFGIKPLYYTTINDQVYFASERKSLMVAQNDIEIDKEALQQYMSFQFVPEPNTLDANVKKIEPGSQFTIRPDGDITFKTYFKANFKPVQTEEDKLVKEVRDAIYDSVNVHMRSDVPVGSFLSGGIDSSFIVSVAKELHPSLKTFSVGFEQQGFSEVDVAKETAAALGIENISKVISPEEYMNELPKIVWHFDDPLADPAAIPLYFVAKEAKKHVTVALSGEGADELFGGYNIYREPLSLKPFERIPSGLKKMLLHVAAVMPEGMRGKSLLERGCTPLQDRYIGNAKIFEESVKKQLLKHYNPNLSYRDVTKTYFTESNSYSDINKMQYVDIHTWMRGDILLKADKMTMANSLELRVPFLDKVVFDVASKIPDELKTKNGTTKYLLRKAAEGIVPEHVLNRKKLGFPVPIRHWLKNEMNEWVRNIIQESQTDAYIHKEYVLQLLEDHCADKADNSRKIWTVLIFMIWHSINIEKRYMPEELNHQPKEVIFV is encoded by the coding sequence ATGTGTGGATTTGTCGGGGTTTTTAACAAGCATCCGTTAGCTCAAACCGCTGATCAAGAAGAACTAATCAAACAAATGAACCAAATGATCGTTCACCGCGGTCCTGACAGTGATGGATATTTCCATGATGAGCACGTTGGATTCGGATTCAGACGGCTCAGCATTATTGATGTAGAAAATGGCGGACAGCCTTTATCATATGAAGATGAAACCTATTGGATTATCTTTAACGGAGAAATCTATAACTATATTGAACTGAGAGAAGAACTTGAAGCAAAGGGGTATACATTCAACACGGATTCGGACACAGAGGTTCTTCTTGCGACTTATCGTCACTACAAAGAAGAAGCCGCGTCCAAACTGCGCGGTATGTTTGCCTTTCTGATTTGGAATAAAAACGATCATGTGCTGTATGGAGCAAGAGATCCGTTCGGCATTAAACCATTGTATTACACAACGATCAATGATCAGGTTTATTTTGCCTCAGAGAGAAAAAGTTTAATGGTTGCTCAAAATGATATTGAAATAGATAAAGAGGCATTGCAGCAGTACATGTCATTCCAATTCGTTCCTGAACCAAACACGCTTGATGCCAATGTGAAAAAAATAGAGCCGGGTTCACAGTTTACAATCCGCCCAGATGGCGATATCACATTCAAAACGTATTTCAAAGCGAACTTCAAACCAGTTCAGACTGAAGAAGATAAGCTTGTGAAAGAAGTTAGAGACGCGATCTATGACTCTGTAAATGTTCATATGAGAAGTGACGTTCCTGTCGGTTCATTCCTGTCTGGCGGAATTGATTCTTCCTTTATTGTATCTGTAGCGAAGGAATTGCATCCGAGCTTAAAAACATTCTCTGTCGGATTTGAGCAGCAGGGCTTCAGTGAAGTTGATGTAGCGAAAGAAACCGCCGCGGCGTTAGGCATTGAGAATATCAGCAAAGTCATTTCGCCTGAGGAATACATGAACGAGCTTCCAAAGATCGTATGGCATTTTGATGATCCGCTTGCTGATCCGGCAGCGATTCCATTGTACTTTGTTGCAAAAGAAGCGAAAAAACATGTAACGGTTGCTTTATCAGGTGAAGGTGCGGACGAGCTCTTCGGCGGATATAACATTTACCGTGAGCCGCTATCCCTTAAACCGTTTGAACGCATTCCGTCCGGCCTGAAAAAGATGCTTCTGCACGTTGCGGCTGTCATGCCTGAGGGCATGAGAGGAAAGAGCCTGCTTGAACGCGGCTGCACACCGCTTCAAGATCGTTACATCGGTAACGCGAAGATCTTCGAAGAGTCTGTCAAAAAACAGCTGCTGAAGCATTATAATCCGAACCTTTCATATCGCGATGTGACGAAGACTTACTTTACAGAGAGCAACTCATACAGCGATATTAATAAAATGCAGTATGTCGATATCCACACTTGGATGCGCGGGGACATTTTGTTAAAAGCGGATAAAATGACGATGGCGAATTCTTTAGAACTCCGTGTGCCATTCTTGGATAAAGTTGTATTTGATGTTGCTTCGAAAATTCCTGATGAGCTGAAAACGAAGAACGGCACGACGAAGTATCTTCTTCGCAAAGCCGCTGAAGGAATTGTGCCTGAACACGTATTAAACCGCAAAAAGCTCGGTTTCCCTGTACCGATCCGTCATTGGCTGAAAAACGAAATGAACGAATGGGTGCGGAATATTATTCAGGAAAGCCAAACGGATGCTTATATCCACAAGGAGTATGTCCTGCAGCTTCTTGAAGACCATTGTGCGGACAAGGCAGATAACAGCCGTAAAATCTGGACTGTACTGATCTTTATGATCTGGCATAGCATCAATATCGAAAAACGCTATATGCCTGAAGAGCTGAACCATCAGCCTAAAGAAGTCATCTTTGTGTAA
- the metK gene encoding methionine adenosyltransferase → MSKNRRLFTSESVTEGHPDKICDQISDSILDEILKKDPNARVACETSVTTGLVLVSGEITTSTYVDIPKTVRQTIKEIGYTRAKYGFDAETCAVLTSIDEQSADIAMGVDQALEAREGTMSDEEIEAIGAGDQGLMFGYACNETKELMPLPISLAHKLARRLSEVRKEDILPYLRPDGKTQVTVEYDENNKPVRIDAIVISTQHHPEITLEQIQRNIKEHVINPVVPEELIDEETKYFINPTGRFVIGGPQGDAGLTGRKIIVDTYGGYARHGGGAFSGKDATKVDRSAAYAARYVAKNIVAAELADSCEVQLAYAIGVAQPVSISINTFGSGKASEEKLIEVVRNNFDLRPAGIIKMLDLRRPIYKQTAAYGHFGRHDVDLPWERTDKAEQLRKEALGE, encoded by the coding sequence ATGAGTAAAAATCGTCGTTTATTTACATCAGAATCTGTTACGGAGGGACATCCGGATAAAATCTGCGACCAGATTTCTGACAGCATTTTAGATGAAATTTTAAAGAAAGACCCTAACGCGCGTGTGGCTTGTGAAACGTCAGTGACAACCGGTTTGGTTCTTGTCAGCGGAGAGATCACAACATCTACGTATGTTGACATTCCGAAGACGGTTCGTCAAACCATTAAAGAAATCGGATACACACGTGCGAAATACGGATTTGATGCGGAAACTTGTGCGGTTTTAACATCAATTGACGAGCAGTCTGCTGATATCGCGATGGGTGTAGACCAAGCGCTTGAAGCCCGTGAAGGCACAATGAGCGATGAAGAAATTGAAGCGATCGGTGCGGGTGACCAAGGTTTAATGTTCGGTTATGCGTGCAACGAAACGAAAGAGCTTATGCCTCTTCCGATTTCACTTGCTCATAAATTGGCCCGCCGCCTGAGTGAAGTCCGTAAAGAAGATATTCTTCCGTACCTTCGCCCTGACGGCAAAACACAAGTAACCGTTGAATACGATGAAAATAACAAACCTGTCCGTATTGACGCGATTGTTATTTCAACTCAGCACCACCCTGAAATTACGCTTGAGCAAATCCAGCGCAACATTAAAGAACATGTTATCAATCCGGTTGTTCCTGAAGAGCTGATTGATGAAGAAACAAAATATTTCATCAACCCTACAGGACGTTTCGTTATCGGAGGCCCTCAAGGGGATGCGGGACTTACAGGACGCAAAATCATCGTTGATACGTATGGCGGCTATGCACGCCACGGCGGAGGCGCGTTCTCAGGCAAGGATGCGACGAAGGTAGACCGTTCTGCTGCTTATGCAGCGAGATACGTTGCGAAAAACATCGTTGCGGCTGAGCTTGCTGATTCTTGCGAAGTGCAGCTTGCTTACGCGATCGGTGTTGCACAGCCTGTGTCAATCTCAATCAACACATTCGGTTCCGGAAAAGCTTCTGAGGAAAAACTGATTGAAGTTGTTCGCAATAACTTTGATTTACGACCTGCCGGCATTATCAAAATGCTTGATTTACGCCGTCCGATCTACAAACAAACTGCTGCGTACGGCCACTTCGGACGTCACGATGTTGATCTTCCGTGGGAGCGTACAGACAAAGCGGAGCAGCTGCGCAAAGAAGCGTTAGGAGAATAA
- the pckA gene encoding phosphoenolpyruvate carboxykinase (ATP), translating into MNSVDLTADLQALLTSPNVCHNLSAAQLTEKALSRNEGILTSTGAVRATTGAYTGRSPKDKFIVQEESTKNKIDWGTVNQPISEEAFERLYTKVVSYLKQRDELFVFEGFAGADEKYRLPITVVNEFAWHNLFARQLFIRPEGHDKKTVEQPFTILSAPHFKADPKTDGTHSETFIIVSFEKRTILIGGTEYAGEMKKSIFSIMNFLLPERDILSMHCSANVGQKGDVALFFGLSGTGKTTLSADADRKLIGDDEHGWSDTGVFNIEGGCYAKCIHLSEEKEPQIFNAIRFGSVLENVVVDEETREANYDDSFYTENTRAAYPIHMIDNIVTPSMAGHPSAIVFLTADAFGVLPPISKLTKEQAMYHFLSGYTSKLAGTERGVTSPETTFSTCFGSPFLPLPAHVYAEMLGNKIDEHGADVFLVNTGWTGGGYGTGERMKLSYTRAMVKAAIEGKLENAEMTTDDIFGLHIPVHVPGVPDQILQPENTWNNKEEFREKAIYLANEFKENFKKFAHTDAIAQAGGPLV; encoded by the coding sequence ATGAACTCAGTTGATTTAACCGCTGATTTACAAGCCTTATTAACAAGTCCAAATGTGTGTCATAATTTATCAGCAGCACAGCTTACAGAAAAAGCACTGTCCCGAAACGAAGGCATTTTAACATCCACGGGTGCCGTTCGGGCGACAACAGGCGCTTACACAGGACGTTCGCCTAAAGACAAATTCATCGTGCAGGAAGAAAGCACGAAAAATAAGATCGATTGGGGTACGGTGAATCAGCCGATTTCAGAAGAAGCGTTTGAGCGGCTCTACACAAAAGTTGTCAGCTATCTGAAACAGCGGGATGAGCTATTTGTTTTTGAAGGATTTGCCGGAGCAGATGAAAAATACAGACTGCCGATTACCGTCGTGAATGAGTTCGCTTGGCACAATTTATTCGCCAGACAGCTGTTTATCCGCCCGGAAGGCCATGATAAGAAAACAGTTGAACAGCCGTTTACCATTCTTTCCGCTCCGCATTTTAAAGCAGATCCAAAAACAGACGGCACACATTCCGAAACGTTTATTATTGTCTCTTTCGAAAAGCGGACGATTTTAATCGGCGGAACAGAGTATGCCGGAGAGATGAAGAAATCCATTTTCTCTATTATGAATTTCCTGCTCCCCGAAAGAGATATTCTATCCATGCACTGCTCTGCCAATGTCGGTCAAAAAGGCGATGTCGCCCTTTTCTTCGGACTCTCTGGAACAGGTAAGACCACCCTGTCAGCCGATGCTGACCGCAAGCTGATCGGCGACGATGAACACGGCTGGTCTGACACAGGCGTCTTTAATATTGAAGGCGGGTGCTACGCCAAATGCATTCATTTAAGCGAGGAAAAGGAGCCTCAAATCTTTAACGCGATCCGCTTCGGGTCTGTTCTCGAAAATGTTGTTGTTGATGAAGAGACACGCGAAGCCAATTATGATGATTCCTTCTATACCGAAAACACGCGGGCGGCTTACCCGATTCATATGATTGACAACATCGTCACACCAAGCATGGCAGGCCATCCTTCAGCCATTGTATTTTTGACGGCTGATGCATTCGGAGTCCTGCCGCCGATCAGCAAACTGACGAAGGAGCAGGCGATGTACCATTTCTTGAGCGGTTATACGAGCAAGCTTGCTGGAACCGAACGCGGTGTAACGTCTCCTGAAACGACGTTCTCCACATGTTTCGGCTCACCATTCCTGCCGCTTCCTGCCCATGTCTATGCTGAAATGCTAGGCAACAAGATCGATGAACACGGCGCAGACGTTTTCTTGGTCAATACCGGCTGGACCGGCGGCGGCTACGGCACAGGCGAACGTATGAAGCTTTCTTACACGAGAGCGATGGTCAAAGCAGCGATTGAAGGCAAATTAGAAAATGCAGAAATGACGACTGACGATATTTTCGGCCTGCATATTCCGGTTCACGTTCCCGGCGTACCTGATCAGATCCTTCAGCCGGAAAACACATGGAACAACAAGGAAGAATTCAGAGAAAAAGCGATCTACCTCGCAAATGAATTCAAAGAGAATTTTAAAAAGTTCGCACATACAGATGCCATTGCGCAGGCAGGCGGCCCTCTCGTTTAA
- a CDS encoding DUF2584 domain-containing protein, protein MGMPVEFNTLIVTKGKEVRIDENIFTLEKDGYRVYPMEIPMDVRKTKFGEKSGTAEVQKLQWEDGRTIITYKLTSLHSVN, encoded by the coding sequence TTGGGAATGCCTGTTGAATTTAATACACTGATTGTGACAAAAGGAAAAGAAGTTCGCATAGATGAAAATATATTCACGTTGGAAAAAGACGGATATCGTGTGTATCCGATGGAGATTCCGATGGACGTGCGTAAAACAAAGTTCGGCGAAAAGTCGGGCACAGCTGAAGTGCAGAAGCTTCAATGGGAAGACGGCCGGACCATTATTACGTACAAGCTGACGTCCCTGCATTCTGTCAATTAA
- a CDS encoding S9 family peptidase: MIVEKRRFPSPSQHVHLYTICYLSNGLRIKGLLAEPAAPGQYDGFLYLRGGIKSVGMVRPGRIIQFASQGFVVFAPFYRGNQGGEGNEDFAGEDREDAFSAFRLLQQHPNVKKDRIHIFGFSRGGMMGMLTAIEMGRHAASFVSWGGVSDMILTYEERHDLRRMMKRVIGGTPKKVPEAYKWRTPFDQINKIQAPVLLIHGEKDQNVSIRHSYLFEEKLKQLHKPVETWYYSKFTHYFPPKENRRIVRQLTQWMKNR, from the coding sequence TTGATTGTTGAGAAAAGAAGATTTCCGTCGCCAAGTCAGCATGTGCATCTGTATACGATCTGTTATCTTTCAAATGGCTTACGGATAAAGGGGCTTCTTGCTGAGCCGGCGGCACCGGGACAGTATGACGGATTTTTATATTTGCGCGGCGGGATTAAAAGCGTGGGCATGGTTCGGCCGGGCCGGATTATCCAGTTTGCGTCCCAAGGATTTGTTGTGTTTGCTCCATTCTACAGAGGAAATCAAGGAGGCGAGGGCAACGAGGATTTTGCCGGAGAAGACAGGGAGGATGCTTTTTCTGCTTTTCGCCTGCTTCAGCAGCATCCGAATGTCAAAAAGGACAGAATCCATATTTTCGGCTTTTCCCGCGGCGGAATGATGGGAATGCTCACTGCGATTGAAATGGGCCGGCATGCGGCTTCATTCGTTTCCTGGGGAGGCGTCAGCGATATGATCCTTACATATGAGGAGCGGCACGATTTGCGGCGAATGATGAAAAGAGTCATCGGGGGAACACCGAAAAAGGTGCCTGAGGCATATAAATGGAGAACACCGTTTGACCAAATAAACAAAATTCAGGCTCCCGTGCTGTTAATCCATGGAGAAAAAGACCAAAATGTTTCGATTCGGCATTCCTATTTATTTGAAGAGAAGCTAAAACAGCTGCATAAGCCGGTGGAGACGTGGTACTACAGTAAATTCACACATTATTTTCCGCCAAAAGAAAACCGGCGTATCGTGCGGCAGCTGACACAATGGATGAAAAACCGCTGA
- a CDS encoding ABC transporter substrate-binding protein, with translation MNKWLRLGCACVGSIFLMIALAACKQEETLTKVKVAEVTHSIFYAPLYVAESKGFFKEQGLDVNVSTTWGGDKTMTSLLSNGSDIALVGSETSIYVEAQGAKDPVINFAQLTQTDGTFLVAREDAEHFDWDQLKGKTFLGQRKGGMPQMVGEYVLNKHKINPHKDVDLIQNIDFANIANAFASGTGDYVQLFEPQASLFEKKGIGHIAASFGEESGQVPYTTFMAKQSYLKKHEDTAVKFTKAIYKAQQWVENHSAKEITEAIKGEFDDTDPEVIETSIDRYKKQHSYSPDPLLNEKEWELLQTIMDQSGELPKRIPYNQLVNKQIAEKVTSEK, from the coding sequence GTGAACAAATGGTTAAGGCTGGGATGCGCCTGTGTCGGCAGTATATTTCTGATGATCGCTCTGGCAGCTTGCAAGCAGGAAGAAACACTCACCAAAGTCAAAGTAGCCGAAGTGACCCATTCGATTTTTTACGCGCCTTTATATGTCGCTGAGTCTAAAGGATTTTTCAAGGAACAAGGGCTTGATGTCAATGTAAGCACGACATGGGGCGGCGACAAAACGATGACCTCGCTTCTTTCAAACGGCTCCGACATCGCCCTTGTCGGATCAGAAACATCTATTTATGTCGAAGCGCAAGGAGCTAAAGACCCCGTCATTAATTTCGCCCAGCTGACTCAGACAGACGGAACGTTTCTTGTCGCGAGAGAAGATGCTGAACACTTCGACTGGGATCAGCTGAAAGGAAAAACGTTTCTCGGCCAGAGAAAAGGCGGCATGCCGCAAATGGTCGGCGAGTATGTACTGAACAAACATAAGATTAACCCGCATAAGGATGTTGATCTCATCCAGAACATAGACTTCGCCAATATCGCCAATGCATTTGCTTCTGGAACCGGCGATTATGTACAGCTCTTTGAACCTCAAGCTTCGCTGTTTGAGAAAAAAGGCATCGGCCATATCGCGGCTTCGTTCGGAGAAGAATCAGGCCAGGTTCCTTATACGACTTTTATGGCGAAACAAAGCTACCTGAAGAAACATGAAGACACCGCAGTCAAGTTTACAAAAGCCATTTATAAGGCACAGCAATGGGTGGAAAATCACTCTGCGAAAGAAATCACAGAAGCCATTAAAGGAGAATTTGATGATACCGATCCAGAAGTCATCGAAACATCCATTGACCGCTATAAAAAACAGCATTCGTATTCGCCGGACCCTCTGCTCAACGAAAAAGAATGGGAGCTGCTCCAAACCATTATGGATCAATCGGGAGAACTGCCGAAGCGCATTCCATACAATCAGCTTGTAAATAAACAAATTGCCGAAAAAGTCACCTCGGAAAAATAG
- a CDS encoding ABC transporter ATP-binding protein, with product MSFLHVDHVTHTYFSIKEKTTAVRDIHFEAEKGDFISFLGPSGCGKTTLLSIIAGLIEPAEGRVLIEGSEPNQKEHNIGYMLQQDYLFPWKSIEENVLLGLKIADTLTEESKAAALGLLSGFGLIDVEKKYPKELSGGMRQRAALARTLAPNPSLLLLDEPFSALDFQTKLSLENLVFRTLKEYQKTAVLVTHDIGEAIAMSDTIFLFSNQPGSIHQIFTIPKELAAMMPFDARQEPSFQTLFQTIWKELNSLEKQQRNH from the coding sequence ATGTCTTTCTTACATGTCGACCATGTAACCCATACTTATTTTTCTATTAAAGAAAAAACGACGGCCGTGCGGGATATTCATTTCGAGGCCGAAAAAGGTGATTTCATCTCATTTCTCGGCCCAAGCGGCTGCGGAAAAACAACGCTGCTTTCCATTATCGCCGGCCTGATTGAGCCAGCGGAAGGCAGAGTTCTGATTGAAGGCAGTGAGCCGAATCAAAAAGAACATAACATTGGCTACATGCTTCAACAGGATTACTTATTTCCCTGGAAATCTATCGAGGAAAATGTGCTTCTCGGTTTAAAAATCGCCGACACGCTGACGGAAGAAAGCAAGGCTGCTGCACTCGGTCTATTGTCTGGGTTCGGTCTCATAGATGTGGAGAAAAAATATCCGAAAGAGCTGTCGGGCGGTATGCGCCAGCGGGCCGCGCTTGCAAGAACTCTTGCGCCAAATCCAAGTCTGCTTTTGCTGGATGAGCCATTTTCCGCGCTTGATTTTCAGACAAAGCTTTCATTGGAAAACCTGGTATTCCGCACATTAAAGGAGTATCAAAAAACAGCGGTGCTTGTCACTCATGATATTGGGGAAGCGATAGCGATGAGCGATACGATCTTTTTATTTTCAAATCAGCCGGGCAGCATTCACCAGATTTTTACGATCCCTAAAGAATTGGCCGCGATGATGCCTTTCGACGCCCGTCAGGAGCCATCCTTCCAAACGCTGTTTCAAACGATATGGAAGGAGCTGAATTCTCTTGAGAAACAGCAAAGAAACCATTGA
- a CDS encoding ABC transporter permease: MRNSKETIDLLHEQYQFKQKKEKRNVYSFQLAIFILFFSGWEISSRLGWIDPLIFSSPSAVWNLLLEKLGDGSLLSHIGVTLFETVLGFLLGTFMGTCLAALLWWSNRLARILDPYLVILNAMPKVALGPILIVALGPSLISIIAMGAIISVIITTIVVYTAFQEVDENYIKVMKTFGATKWGIFKEVILPASSPAIISTLKVNVGLSWVGVIVGEFLVSKIGLGYMIIYGFQVFNFTLVFLSLLIIAIFATLMYQGVELLEKKWTKGRT, encoded by the coding sequence TTGAGAAACAGCAAAGAAACCATTGATCTGCTTCACGAGCAATATCAATTCAAACAGAAAAAGGAAAAACGGAATGTCTATTCCTTTCAGCTTGCCATATTTATTCTCTTTTTCTCGGGGTGGGAAATCTCCAGCAGGCTCGGCTGGATCGATCCGCTGATCTTCAGCTCTCCATCAGCTGTATGGAACTTATTGCTGGAGAAGCTCGGTGACGGGTCTTTACTGTCACATATCGGCGTCACTTTATTTGAAACAGTGCTTGGCTTTTTGCTTGGGACGTTTATGGGTACGTGCCTCGCTGCTTTGTTATGGTGGTCCAACCGGCTTGCGAGGATTTTAGATCCGTATCTCGTTATTTTGAATGCAATGCCGAAAGTGGCTCTGGGCCCGATTCTGATTGTCGCGCTCGGCCCCAGTTTGATCAGCATTATTGCGATGGGGGCCATCATCAGCGTCATTATCACAACCATCGTCGTGTACACCGCCTTCCAGGAGGTTGACGAAAACTATATAAAAGTTATGAAAACATTCGGCGCAACGAAATGGGGCATTTTTAAAGAAGTGATTCTGCCCGCATCCTCCCCCGCTATTATCTCAACTCTGAAAGTAAACGTCGGTTTATCATGGGTTGGCGTCATTGTAGGCGAATTCCTAGTTTCCAAGATCGGATTAGGATACATGATTATTTACGGTTTTCAAGTCTTCAATTTTACGCTCGTCTTCTTAAGCCTGCTGATCATCGCCATATTCGCCACTCTGATGTATCAGGGCGTAGAGCTGCTGGAAAAGAAATGGACGAAGGGCAGGACATAA